Proteins encoded by one window of Sediminicoccus rosea:
- a CDS encoding fumarate hydratase — MSVIPPPEKLRVTPDAIEEAAKLLYIRALKILPDDIKQGFFRLDASETDGLARSVLATMIENIAVAERTENLLCQDTGIPIFNVQIGRDVELDGWALKQAIARGTERATREHPLRSSVVHPITRVNAHTSCGAHVPVINIDFVETPRTLRLEMIPKGSGSENGSFLQMLIPADGLAGVKRFVVDAAIKAGGKVCPPTILGVGVGGTSDLCMHLAKVAATRPLGSVCADAEGAKLEVELSEAVNSLGIGPQGLGGDSTAFAVHVEVAATHITMNPVAVNVQCHSARRASATFTPEGVVIGF; from the coding sequence ATGTCCGTCATCCCCCCGCCCGAGAAGCTGCGCGTGACCCCGGACGCGATCGAGGAAGCGGCCAAGCTCCTCTACATCCGCGCGCTGAAGATCCTGCCCGACGACATCAAGCAGGGCTTCTTCCGCCTGGATGCGAGCGAGACGGACGGCCTCGCGCGCTCCGTCCTCGCCACGATGATCGAGAACATCGCCGTCGCTGAGCGCACCGAGAACCTGCTCTGCCAGGACACCGGCATCCCCATCTTCAACGTGCAGATCGGCCGCGACGTGGAGCTGGATGGCTGGGCGCTGAAGCAGGCCATCGCGCGCGGCACCGAGCGCGCGACGCGCGAGCACCCGCTGCGCAGTTCCGTGGTGCATCCCATCACGCGGGTGAACGCGCACACCTCCTGCGGGGCGCATGTGCCCGTCATCAACATTGATTTCGTGGAGACGCCGCGCACCCTGCGCCTCGAGATGATCCCGAAGGGCAGTGGCTCGGAGAACGGGTCCTTCCTGCAGATGCTGATCCCGGCGGATGGCCTCGCGGGCGTGAAGCGCTTCGTGGTGGATGCGGCGATCAAGGCGGGCGGCAAGGTCTGCCCGCCGACCATCCTGGGCGTGGGCGTGGGGGGCACGAGCGACCTGTGCATGCATCTCGCCAAGGTGGCGGCGACGCGGCCCCTCGGCTCGGTCTGCGCGGATGCGGAGGGGGCGAAGCTGGAGGTGGAGCTGAGCGAGGCGGTGAACTCGCTCGGCATCGGGCCGCAGGGGTTGGGCGGGGACAGCACCGCCTTCGCCGTGCATGTCGAGGTGGCGGCCACGCACATCACGATGAACCCGGTGGCGGTGAATGTGCAGTGCCATTCGGCGCGGCGCGCGAGCGCCACCTTCACGCCCGAGGGCGTGGTGATCGGATTCTAG
- a CDS encoding fumarate hydratase C-terminal domain-containing protein produces MAHHVLHMPCTEADIRKLRAGDTVTLQDTLFGIRDATQIHMFDRGRRTRFDLNGHAVIHTAPNVRKVDPSGTNQAGYEAVCIGTTTSDRMERFTRPLMEREGVRIIIGKGGLREESAKAFQELGGCYLAVIGGAAALETTWIAAIEDVDMDDLNPESLWRFAIKDFGPLIVGMDSHGGSLYRDVQASVEARRAAVLAKLGAG; encoded by the coding sequence ATGGCCCACCACGTCCTCCACATGCCCTGCACCGAAGCCGACATCCGCAAGCTGCGCGCGGGCGATACGGTGACCTTGCAGGACACGCTCTTCGGCATCCGCGATGCGACGCAGATCCACATGTTCGACCGCGGCCGCCGCACGCGGTTCGACCTCAACGGCCATGCGGTGATCCACACCGCGCCGAACGTCCGCAAGGTGGACCCCTCCGGCACCAACCAGGCGGGCTATGAGGCCGTGTGCATCGGCACCACGACGAGCGACCGCATGGAGCGCTTCACGCGCCCGCTGATGGAGCGCGAGGGGGTCCGGATCATCATCGGCAAGGGCGGGCTGCGCGAGGAATCCGCGAAGGCCTTCCAGGAACTGGGCGGATGCTACCTCGCCGTCATCGGGGGGGCCGCGGCGCTGGAGACCACCTGGATCGCCGCCATCGAGGATGTGGACATGGATGACCTGAATCCCGAGAGCCTCTGGCGCTTCGCCATCAAGGATTTCGGGCCGCTCATCGTCGGCATGGACAGCCATGGCGGCAGCCTCTACCGCGACGTGCAGGCCAGCGTGGAAGCGCGGCGCGCCGCCGTCCTCGCCAAGCTCGGAGCCGGCTGA
- a CDS encoding L-aspartate oxidase has protein sequence MDRITTDILVLGSGGAGLLAALHAKSANPELRVTVAVKGLLGKSGCTRMVQGGYNVALAAGDSAERHFMDTLDGGKWLNDQDLAWTLVTVAQRRIRELENRWGCFFDRNADGTIHQKAFAGQTFDRTVHKGDLTGIEIINRLAEQTWARGIERLEEHRAVSLIRSRDGSRLAGVLLLNIRRGGFVFVQAKAVLLGTGGGPTMYKYHTPSGDKSCDGMAMALRAGLALRDMEMVQFHPTGVLAGPGTRMTGTIIEEGLRGAGGYLLNGDGQRFMHNYDPRGERATRDIVSRSMEREIQAGRVNAEGGLWIEMGHLGPANVAKQFKGMVERCADMGFDLAGGRVPVVPTAHYMMGGVVFRADGSTELPGLFAAGEDTGGVHGANRLGGNGVANSTVFGGIAGDAMAAWVPKHGALEAPDEEALRAAQDAALAPFGKPARPLNPLRDALAELMWDKAGILRDAKGLAEAASGLDAIEAELRASGVKDGARGFNLSWADWLNLESLVLTSRAIVAAAEARCESRGAHWREDFPQTDEDAKGLSHTVVTLEAGRVKLDWRAVQFTRLKPGESLLAAAAE, from the coding sequence ATGGACCGCATCACGACCGACATCCTGGTGCTGGGCTCCGGCGGCGCCGGGCTGCTCGCGGCACTCCACGCCAAGTCCGCCAACCCCGAGCTCCGCGTCACCGTCGCGGTGAAGGGGCTGCTGGGGAAATCCGGCTGCACGCGCATGGTGCAGGGCGGCTACAATGTGGCCCTCGCCGCGGGGGATTCCGCGGAGCGCCATTTCATGGACACGCTGGATGGCGGGAAATGGCTGAATGACCAGGACCTGGCCTGGACGCTCGTCACCGTGGCGCAGCGCCGCATCCGTGAGCTGGAAAACCGTTGGGGCTGCTTCTTCGACCGCAACGCCGATGGCACCATCCACCAGAAGGCCTTCGCCGGGCAGACCTTCGACCGCACGGTCCACAAGGGCGACCTGACCGGCATCGAGATCATCAACCGCCTCGCCGAGCAGACCTGGGCGCGCGGGATCGAGCGGCTGGAGGAACACCGCGCCGTCTCGCTCATCCGCTCGCGCGATGGATCGCGGCTTGCGGGCGTTCTGCTGCTGAACATCCGCCGGGGCGGCTTCGTCTTCGTGCAGGCCAAGGCGGTGCTGCTGGGCACCGGCGGCGGGCCCACCATGTACAAGTATCACACGCCCTCGGGCGACAAGTCCTGCGACGGCATGGCGATGGCGCTGCGCGCGGGCCTCGCGCTGCGCGACATGGAGATGGTGCAGTTCCACCCGACCGGCGTGCTGGCCGGCCCCGGCACGCGGATGACAGGCACCATCATCGAGGAAGGGCTGCGCGGCGCCGGCGGCTATCTGCTGAATGGCGACGGCCAGCGCTTCATGCACAATTACGACCCGCGCGGCGAACGCGCCACGCGCGACATCGTCTCCCGCTCCATGGAGCGCGAGATCCAGGCGGGCCGCGTCAACGCCGAGGGCGGGCTCTGGATCGAGATGGGTCATCTTGGCCCCGCCAATGTGGCGAAGCAGTTCAAGGGCATGGTGGAACGCTGCGCCGATATGGGCTTCGACCTGGCCGGCGGGCGCGTGCCCGTGGTGCCGACGGCGCATTACATGATGGGCGGCGTGGTCTTCCGCGCCGATGGCAGCACCGAGCTGCCCGGCCTCTTCGCCGCGGGCGAGGACACGGGCGGCGTGCATGGCGCGAACCGCCTGGGCGGCAATGGGGTGGCCAATTCCACCGTCTTCGGCGGCATCGCGGGCGATGCGATGGCCGCCTGGGTGCCGAAGCACGGCGCGCTGGAAGCGCCTGACGAGGAGGCGCTGCGCGCAGCGCAGGATGCGGCGCTGGCCCCCTTCGGCAAGCCCGCTCGCCCGCTCAACCCTTTGCGCGACGCGCTGGCGGAACTCATGTGGGACAAGGCCGGCATCCTGCGCGATGCGAAGGGCCTGGCCGAGGCGGCATCGGGGCTCGATGCCATCGAGGCCGAGTTGCGCGCATCCGGCGTGAAGGATGGCGCGCGGGGCTTCAACCTCTCCTGGGCGGATTGGCTGAACCTGGAAAGCCTGGTGCTGACCAGCCGCGCCATCGTCGCCGCCGCCGAGGCGCGCTGCGAAAGCCGCGGCGCGCATTGGCGCGAGGATTTCCCGCAGACGGACGAGGATGCGAAGGGCCTGAGCCACACGGTCGTGACGCTGGAGGCGGGCCGCGTGAAGCTCGACTGGCGCGCGGTGCAATTCACGCGCCTCAAGCCCGGCGAGAGCCTGCTGGCAGCCGCCGCGGAGTAG
- a CDS encoding LysR substrate-binding domain-containing protein, translated as MNLAGLSLRDLEYITAVAEHLHFGRAAQACGVSQPTLSGQLRKLEEFLGVEIFERSPRGVLVTRRGEEVVAQAKRIISEARRLFEVVRIGAEPLTGTLRLGVISTLGPYLVPFLLKPLRARYPELKLLLTEGHTRVLVRQLEEGELDALLATSPIGDSELVELPLFREELALAVPRDHPLAQVEAVNPDDIPVPELILLAEGHCLRDQALELCPSRLREGSAELQAASLETLRQMIAAGSGVSFMPQLAIQVGALLDDMVAYRRIAGGQHMRDVALFHRPSFGRIRDIRLLRQSIGEILAEQSAVKVHKPGGRARESA; from the coding sequence ATGAACCTCGCCGGATTGAGCCTGCGCGACCTGGAATACATCACGGCGGTAGCCGAGCACCTGCATTTCGGCCGTGCCGCCCAGGCCTGCGGTGTCAGCCAGCCGACACTCTCCGGCCAGTTGCGCAAGCTGGAGGAGTTCCTGGGCGTCGAGATCTTCGAGCGCAGCCCGCGCGGCGTGCTGGTGACTCGCCGCGGCGAGGAGGTGGTGGCCCAGGCCAAGCGCATCATCAGCGAGGCGCGGCGCCTGTTCGAGGTGGTGCGCATCGGCGCCGAGCCGCTGACCGGCACGTTGCGCCTGGGCGTGATTTCCACCCTCGGCCCCTATCTCGTGCCCTTCCTGCTCAAGCCGCTGCGCGCCCGCTACCCGGAGCTGAAGCTGCTGCTGACCGAGGGCCACACCCGCGTGCTCGTGCGCCAGCTGGAGGAGGGAGAGCTGGACGCGCTGCTCGCCACCAGCCCGATCGGCGACAGCGAATTGGTGGAGCTGCCGCTCTTCCGCGAGGAGCTGGCGCTGGCCGTCCCGCGGGACCACCCGCTGGCCCAGGTGGAGGCGGTGAACCCCGACGACATCCCGGTGCCGGAGCTGATCCTGCTGGCCGAGGGCCATTGCCTGCGCGACCAGGCGCTGGAGCTCTGCCCGTCGCGCCTGCGCGAGGGCTCGGCCGAATTGCAGGCGGCGAGCCTGGAGACGCTGCGGCAGATGATCGCGGCCGGCAGCGGGGTGTCCTTCATGCCGCAGCTCGCCATCCAGGTGGGTGCGCTGCTGGATGACATGGTGGCCTATCGGCGCATCGCGGGCGGGCAACACATGCGCGACGTGGCGCTGTTCCACCGCCCCAGCTTCGGCCGCATCCGTGACATCCGGCTGCTGCGCCAGAGCATCGGCGAGATCCTGGCCGAGCAGAGCGCGGTGAAGGTGCACAAGCCCGGAGGGCGGGCGCGCGAGAGCGCCTGA